One Punica granatum isolate Tunisia-2019 chromosome 3, ASM765513v2, whole genome shotgun sequence genomic window carries:
- the LOC116201974 gene encoding cytochrome P450 734A1-like, whose product MADHHRHQRHPWLSISAVSLSLVVIIVSVIVVRLWWKPRRTVRHFSRQGIRGPAYRFFIGNAKEIERMMVKASSQPILPPSSPHNILPRVLSFYHHWKKIYGATFLVWFGPTARLTVSDPDLIREVLISKAEFYEKIEPHPLVKELEGDGLLSLKGDKWAQHRRTVAPTFLMENLKLLLPVLSKSVVNMLTKWEEKSKSWEDVIGVEIEVSEWFETLMEDVISRVVFGSSFYEEGKAIFQLQAQQADLAAQAFKKVFIPGYRYLPIKRNVQSWKLYREVKRSLTRLVHRRCREHNVSKSINYDPADKPSRYATENNNSDSNNSDSNDDRCPKDLLGLMIDRGLCSGSMTEQDVMEECKTFFFAGKQTTSNLLTWTTVLLAMHPEWQQLAREEVLTVCGARDCMPSKDDIVRLKRLSMILNESLRLYPPAIAMIRRARCSVNLGGYKIPRGTELLIPILAVHHDQVLWGSDATEFNPARFSTDSAGPRSRPGALIPFGLGVRTCIGQNLVLLQAKLTLALMLQKFSFQLAPSYQHAPTVLMMLYPQFGAPIIFRPT is encoded by the exons ATGGCGgatcatcatcgtcatcagCGGCATCCCTGGCTCTCGATCTCAGCAGTGTCTCTGAGTCTGGTGGTGATCATTGTATCGGTGATCGTGGTGAGGCTTTGGTGGAAGCCCAGAAGGACAGTGAGGCACTTCTCGAGGCAAGGGATCAGAGGGCCCGCTTACCGGTTCTTCATCGGCAACGCCAAGGAGATCGAGAGGATGATGGTGAAGGCTTCCTCTCAGCCCATCCTGCCTCCCTCCTCCCCTCACAACATCCTCCCCAGGGTCCTCTCCTTCTACCACCACTGGAAGAAGATCTATG GTGCAACATTTCTGGTATGGTTTGGGCCCACAGCCCGTCTCACGGTCTCGGACCCGGACCTCATTCGAGAAGTTCTCATCTCAAAAGCGGAGTTCTACGAAAAGATCGAGCCGCACCCGCTCGTGAAGGAGCTCGAAGGCGATGGACTCCTCAGCCTCAAGGGAGATAAATGGGCTCAACACAGAAGAACTGTGGCTCCCACATTCCTAATGGAAAATCTCAAA CTGCTGTTGCCAGTGTTGTCAAAGAGTGTGGTCAACATGTTGACCAAATGGGAGGAAAAGTCAAAATCATGGGAAGATGTAATTGGAGTCGAAATTGAGGTTTCTGAGTGGTTTGAAACCCTAATGGAAGATGTAATCAGCAGAGTTGTGTTCGGATCCAGCTTCTATGAAGAGGGAAAGGCCATCTTTCAGCTCCAAGCTCAACAAGCAGATCTTGCTGCTCAGGCTTTCAAGAAAGTCTTCATCCCTGGTTATAG ATATTTGCCCATTAAGAGAAATGTGCAATCTTGGAAACTCTATCGCGAAGTCAAGAGATCCCTGACAAGGCTCGTCCACCGCCGCTGCAGAGAACATAACGTGAGCAAGAGCATCAACTACGACCCCGCCGACAAACCCTCACGATACGCCACCGAAAACAATAATAGCGACAGTAATAACAGTGACAGCAACGACGACAGATGTCCAAAGGACTTGCTTGGGTTAATGATTGACCGAGGATTATGCTCCGGTAGCATGACCGAACAGGATGTCATGGAGGAATGCAAGACCTTCTTCTTCGCTGGGAAGCAAACGACTTCGAACCTGCTGACGTGGACGACCGTCCTGCTGGCTATGCATCCAGAGTGGCAGCAGCTGGCACGTGAGGAGGTGCTGACTGTGTGCGGGGCACGTGACTGCATGCCCTCCAAGGACGACATAGTGAGGCTGAAGAGG TTGAGCATGATCCTGAACGAATCACTGAGGTTGTACCCGCCAGCAATAGCGATGATCAGAAGGGCTAGATGCAGTGTCAATCTTGGTGGCTACAAGATCCCGCGCGGAACTGAGCTCCTGATCCCGATCTTGGCCGTCCATCATGACCAGGTCTTATGGGGGAGCGATGCGACAGAGTTCAACCCAGCCCGGTTCTCGACGGACTCTGCAGGGCCGCGGAGCCGGCCTGGGGCACTCATCCCATTCGGGCTAGGGGTCCGGACATGCATAGGCCAAAACCTAGTCCTCCTGCAAGCAAAGCTCACACTTGCACTGATGCTGCAAAAGTTCTCATTCCAGCTGGCCCCTTCTTATCAACATGCGCCTACGGTTCTAATGATGTTGTATCCACAGTTTGGCGCACCAATCATCTTCAGGCCCACATGA
- the LOC116201973 gene encoding protein arginine N-methyltransferase PRMT10: MGSRDRAGAAGMNGGAPAAVDKGVDFANYFCTYAYLYHQKEMLSDRVRMDAYYDAIFKNKHHFIGKTVLDVGTGSGILAIWSAQAGARKVYAVEATKMSEHARSLVKANNLQEVVEVIEGSIEDITLPEKVDVIISEWMGYFLLRESMFDSVICARDRWLKPTGVMYPSHARMWLAPIRSRLGEQKMNDYEASMEDWYCFLNDTGTHYGVDMSVLSKPFSEEQERYYLQTALWNNLHPHQVIGSAAIVKEIDCLTATVDDILEVRSNISSSINVCGTRLNGFGGWFDVHFRGRREDPAHAEIELTTAPSVDGGTHWGQQVFLLHPQISVDEGDNINVSFSMTRSKENHRLMEMDLDCEICQPLGKQLQAFRKKFYID; the protein is encoded by the exons ATGGGCTCCCGCGACCGAGCCGGCGCCGCCGGCATGAACGGCGGAGCTCCGGCAGCGGTGGACAAGGGCGTGGACTTCGCAAACTACTTCTGCACGTACGCCTACCTTTACCACCAGAAGGAAATGCTCTCGGACCGAGTTCGCATGGACGCTTACTACGACGCCATCTTTAAGAACAAGCACCACTTCATCGGAAAG ACGGTGTTGGATGTAGGAACTGGAAGCGGCATTCTTGCAATTTGGTCAGCACAAGCTGGAGCAAGGAAGGTGTATGCAGTCGAAGCAACAAAGATGTCAGAGCATGCCCGTTCTCTTGTAAAAGCCAATAACCTTCAAGAAGTTGTGGAGGTGATTGAGGGTTCTATTGAGGATATCACTCTTCCTGAGAAAG TTGATGTTATTATTTCTGAGTGGATGGGATATTTTCTTCTACGTGAGTCCATGTTTGATTCAGTGATATGTGCACGTGACCGTTGGCTGAAGCCTACTGGAGTCAT GTATCCTAGTCATGCACGTATGTGGTTGGCACCTATAAGGTCTAGATTAGGAGAGCAAAAGATGAATGATTATGAAGCATCTATGGAGGACTGGTATTGTTTCTTGAACGATACCGGGACTCACTATGGCGTTGATATGAGTGTTCTATCAAAGCCCTTTTCTGAAGAGCAGGAAAGGTACTATCTCCAG ACAGCACTGTGGAACAACCTTCATCCACATCAAGTTATAGGGAGTGCCGCCATCGTGAAGGAAATAGATTGTTTGACTGCCACAGTCGATGACATTTTGGAAGTCAGGTCTAATATTTCCTCTTCGATAAATGTATGCGGCACAAGACTCAACGGCTTTGGTGGATGGTTTGATGTCCATTTTCGA GGAAGAAGGGAAGATCCGGCTCATGCGGAGATCGAGTTGACGACTGCTCCCAGTGTTGATGGTGGCACTCACTGGGGACAACAG GTGTTCCTTTTGCATCCTCAGATTAGCGTCGATGAAGGAGACAATATAAATGTTTCATTTTCAATGACTCGCTCAAAGGAGAATCATCGGTTGATGGAGATGGACCTGGATTGCGAAATCTGCCAACCTTTGGGCAAACAGCTTCAGGCGTTCAGGAAAAAGTTCTACATCGATTGA
- the LOC116201971 gene encoding tRNA-splicing endonuclease subunit Sen2-1-like: MGPRWKGKGCEAKALSDPMSAIVSRLQSSLVDSNARGLLSGSNVILAVDLEQSDLLNSACFGRPMLTADKEKNWCQLGMEEAFYLCYFLKCLEIFCRDDCPEAVQDLWQYMINRKSTFPESYRAYSHLRAKNWVVRLGSQYGVDFVAYRHHPSLVHSEYAILVLKEGDDGSSRLRVWSDLHCSVRLSGSVAKGLLALYIDKSGHGEASPSCLNGYHVEERILARWNPEQCREDQTIPESGTKP, encoded by the coding sequence ATGGGGCCAAGATGGAAAGGGAAGGGCTGCGAAGCGAAAGCCCTCTCTGATCCCATGTCAGCAATAGTCTCTCGGCTCCAGTCATCCCTGGTTGACTCTAATGCTCGCGGCCTGCTATCTGGATCAAATGTGATCCTTGCAGTTGATTTGGAACAGAGCGACTTACTGAATTCCGCGTGTTTCGGTCGACCTATGCTGACGGCAGATAAAGAAAAGAACTGGTGTCAGCTGGGCATGGAAGAGGCCTTCTACCTCTGCTATTTCCTAAAGTGCCTCGAGATTTTTTGTCGAGATGATTGCCCTGAAGCTGTTCAAGACTTGTGGCAATACATGATAAATAGGAAGAGTACATTCCCTGAATCTTACAGGGCATACTCGCATCTTCGGGCCAAAAATTGGGTTGTGAGGTTGGGATCTCAGTATGGCGTTGATTTTGTTGCATATCGTCACCATCCATCCCTCGTCCACTCTGAGTATGCCATTCTGGTCCTCAAGGAAGGAGATGATGGATCAAGCCGGTTAAGGGTCTGGTCTGATCTTCATTGTTCTGTTCGACTCAGTGGAAGTGTAGCTAAGGGTCTCCTAGCACTTTACATTGATAAATCTGGTCATGGTGAAGCCTCTCCTTCATGTTTGAACGGATATCACGTGGAAGAAAGGATCTTAGCGCGATGGAATCCAGAACAATGCCGTGAAGATCAAACGATCCCAGAGAGTGGAACTAAGCCGTGA